A window of Chitinivibrionales bacterium contains these coding sequences:
- the flgA gene encoding flagellar basal body P-ring formation protein FlgA has translation MTVRGALLLSLVCFCLSTESWSGQRVTLRFYDSVMVSGTKITCGDAAVIVADNRETANKLKQTVIGESAPPGYSRYLNPADIVKYKISPVWPSLDFILPASRRIRVFTDCVEKRITDFEKEIAGFIKKSTRWNEKDYTLEIHNPDHKFRLYPGPWSVSFDKLETFYPKGPLRLTMLIEQAHTTRVSVGCKINVETAVVTAKENVRRGEELGSHNCEIIKQDITGYRYFCYSDLNAISGKTASRSLSQGTIINDKNCESVPAIKKGDLVSIVLSEGAVSVSVDGRAREDGYVGDRIWVQNIGSNRLLRVEILTENKVGLIRKGEKNI, from the coding sequence ATGACTGTTCGGGGAGCATTGTTACTTTCCTTGGTTTGCTTTTGCCTGAGTACCGAATCCTGGTCCGGGCAACGAGTTACTCTCCGTTTTTATGATTCGGTGATGGTTTCGGGAACAAAAATCACCTGTGGAGATGCTGCGGTTATTGTCGCCGATAATCGGGAAACAGCAAACAAGCTGAAACAGACCGTTATCGGTGAATCTGCTCCTCCGGGCTACAGCAGATATCTGAACCCGGCAGATATTGTCAAATACAAGATTTCACCAGTCTGGCCTTCACTCGATTTTATCCTGCCCGCGTCACGAAGGATCCGTGTGTTTACCGATTGTGTGGAAAAGAGAATTACCGACTTTGAAAAAGAAATTGCCGGTTTCATTAAAAAGTCTACACGATGGAATGAAAAGGATTATACGCTCGAGATCCATAATCCCGACCATAAATTCAGGCTCTATCCCGGCCCCTGGTCGGTCTCATTTGATAAACTCGAAACGTTCTATCCCAAAGGACCGCTACGGCTAACAATGCTTATCGAGCAAGCTCATACAACACGCGTTTCTGTTGGCTGCAAAATCAATGTGGAAACTGCTGTTGTGACGGCAAAGGAAAATGTCCGGAGAGGTGAAGAGCTTGGGAGCCACAACTGCGAAATTATAAAGCAGGACATCACCGGCTACCGGTATTTCTGTTATTCTGATCTGAATGCAATTTCCGGCAAAACAGCATCCCGGTCTCTCTCACAGGGAACGATTATCAACGACAAAAACTGTGAATCTGTCCCTGCGATAAAAAAAGGTGATCTGGTATCGATTGTGCTGTCCGAGGGAGCGGTTTCGGTTTCTGTTGATGGCCGGGCTCGTGAAGACGGCTACGTGGGTGATAGGATATGGGTCCAAAATATCGGATCCAATCGGTTGTTACGCGTTGAAATCCTCACCGAAAACAAGGTGGGACTTATTCGAAAAGGGGAGAAGAATATATGA
- a CDS encoding flagellar basal body L-ring protein FlgH, translating into MMSRFRKTATFLLIAACYLCRANSIYSLYTDHRAMKVDDILTVIIVEEAKAGSQSGTKTSKSNSVGAQSNGGSGLLDFLPSFGTSAGTNVDYDGKGGTTRQGSLVAKISARVTKVLDNGNLVIDGSKVVEINNEKEIIKLSGIIRPQDIETDNIIYSYNVADAKINYSGKGVNTTARRPGLIARFFNWIF; encoded by the coding sequence ATGATGTCACGCTTTAGAAAAACTGCTACATTTCTTTTAATTGCAGCATGTTATCTTTGCAGGGCAAATTCTATTTACAGTCTCTACACCGATCATCGGGCAATGAAAGTCGATGATATTCTGACGGTTATCATTGTGGAGGAAGCGAAAGCCGGGAGTCAGAGCGGGACAAAAACAAGCAAGTCAAATTCTGTTGGCGCCCAGAGCAATGGTGGTTCGGGGCTTTTAGATTTTTTACCCTCTTTCGGAACATCCGCGGGAACCAATGTCGACTATGACGGCAAGGGCGGGACCACGCGTCAGGGAAGTCTGGTTGCAAAGATATCGGCCCGGGTTACCAAGGTGCTTGATAATGGCAATCTTGTCATTGACGGCAGCAAGGTTGTGGAAATTAACAACGAAAAAGAAATCATCAAGCTGTCGGGAATTATTCGTCCTCAGGATATCGAAACCGATAATATCATTTATTCTTATAATGTTGCCGATGCGAAGATAAATTATTCCGGCAAAGGGGTAAACACGACCGCCAGGCGTCCCGGATTGATCGCCCGATTTTTCAACTGGATATTCTAA
- the flgI gene encoding flagellar basal body P-ring protein FlgI — translation MVVPGLINGQQRVRVKDVSVVDGLEDLQLYGYGLVVGLNGTGDRQQTIFTNQTVINMLKNMGIELPDKYMRLRNVAAVIVTGTLKPFLKRGTRFDITVSSLGDATSLEGGTLIMTPLLGPDGVIYASAQGPLATGGYDVRNRGLVHVKKNHTLVGRIPDGALVQRQYELEPLRAAEISISLNTPDFSSASAMAKAINARFEETTNSNIAKAVDAATVALDYSLITRDTIRNKMNLVEFISAVENVEFGVSSHARVVVNERTGTIVAGSAVKISEIAVTHGSIKVEIVNKPEVVQPQPFSMGQTAIIPEPEVVVDEKDAELVVLDGTTTVSDLAHALNSLGVAPRDVISIFQAIKQAGALHGELIIL, via the coding sequence ATGGTAGTTCCCGGGCTCATCAACGGCCAGCAACGAGTAAGGGTAAAAGATGTTTCTGTTGTTGATGGTCTCGAGGATTTGCAGCTCTACGGGTATGGCCTGGTTGTCGGTCTCAACGGCACCGGAGATCGTCAGCAGACAATATTTACCAACCAGACAGTCATTAATATGCTGAAAAACATGGGGATAGAGCTTCCGGACAAATACATGCGGCTTCGGAATGTGGCAGCAGTGATCGTCACCGGGACATTGAAACCCTTTCTGAAACGGGGCACCCGGTTTGATATCACGGTATCATCGCTCGGTGATGCTACCAGTTTGGAGGGGGGAACCCTTATCATGACGCCGCTTCTTGGCCCTGATGGTGTCATTTATGCTTCAGCCCAGGGGCCACTGGCCACCGGTGGATACGATGTCCGCAACAGGGGACTGGTGCATGTCAAGAAAAATCATACACTTGTTGGGCGGATCCCCGACGGCGCCCTTGTTCAACGCCAATATGAACTGGAACCGCTCCGGGCCGCTGAAATATCGATTTCACTGAATACACCAGATTTTTCCTCAGCTTCAGCCATGGCAAAGGCGATCAATGCCCGGTTTGAAGAGACCACAAATTCGAATATCGCCAAAGCTGTTGACGCCGCAACCGTGGCGCTCGATTACAGCCTGATCACTCGAGATACCATTCGAAACAAGATGAATCTCGTTGAATTTATTTCAGCTGTGGAAAATGTCGAATTCGGTGTTTCCTCTCACGCCCGGGTAGTAGTCAATGAACGGACCGGTACAATTGTGGCCGGTTCAGCAGTAAAAATCTCAGAAATCGCTGTCACCCATGGGTCGATTAAAGTGGAAATCGTGAATAAGCCCGAAGTTGTTCAGCCGCAACCCTTTTCGATGGGACAGACAGCCATTATTCCCGAACCGGAAGTCGTTGTTGATGAAAAGGATGCCGAACTGGTGGTTTTAGACGGCACGACGACAGTCTCCGACTTGGCCCATGCCCTTAATTCACTGGGCGTTGCACCCCGTGATGTCATCTCGATTTTTCAGGCAATCAAACAGGCCGGCGCGCTGCATGGAGAGCTGATAATTTTGTAA
- a CDS encoding HD domain-containing protein gives MPSRKNPSKKTPIRKAAPKNKPSTSPVSKSSSPPPQKNKNDELFELRRRINELTHQNQILDKSLKSATSELEMLKSENAELAASYALTIFKLAVASEYRDKSVYDHIKRISKYSGALARAAGFSNDEISAIELAAPMHDIGKVAIPNEILMKKGRLTVEEFAIIRFHTVTGGNMLADSDSEILNYARRIALTHHEQWNGNGYPVGLKKKKIPLVGRIVGLMDAFDALTSPRPHKDAYPIEVAVDIIRENSGRQFDPDLVDCFHDNVDKLIKIKADVDRPENLPSYDFLFSERDRN, from the coding sequence ATGCCTTCACGCAAAAACCCGTCAAAGAAAACACCGATCCGCAAGGCGGCTCCTAAAAATAAGCCATCAACCTCACCCGTTTCGAAATCATCTTCACCCCCACCTCAAAAAAACAAAAATGATGAACTCTTCGAATTACGGCGCCGGATTAATGAACTCACTCATCAGAACCAAATTCTCGACAAATCTTTAAAAAGTGCCACAAGCGAACTGGAAATGCTGAAATCAGAGAATGCCGAGCTGGCTGCTTCCTATGCCTTAACAATATTCAAGCTTGCAGTTGCAAGTGAATACAGAGATAAGAGTGTTTATGACCATATCAAACGTATCAGCAAATACAGCGGAGCACTTGCTCGTGCAGCCGGCTTTTCCAATGATGAGATTTCTGCAATCGAACTCGCCGCACCGATGCATGATATCGGCAAGGTCGCCATCCCAAATGAAATTCTTATGAAAAAAGGGCGACTTACCGTTGAAGAATTTGCAATAATCAGGTTTCATACGGTCACCGGCGGCAATATGCTGGCCGATTCAGACTCGGAAATCCTGAATTATGCCCGTCGGATAGCACTTACCCACCATGAACAATGGAATGGCAATGGGTATCCTGTTGGATTAAAAAAGAAAAAAATCCCCCTGGTTGGAAGGATTGTCGGGCTAATGGACGCCTTCGATGCGCTTACCTCACCCCGTCCTCATAAAGACGCCTACCCTATTGAAGTGGCGGTTGATATTATCCGCGAAAACAGTGGAAGGCAATTCGATCCCGACCTGGTCGACTGCTTTCACGATAATGTCGACAAACTAATCAAGATTAAAGCCGATGTCGACCGTCCCGAAAATCTTCCATCCTACGATTTCCTGTTCAGCGAGCGAGACAGGAATTGA